A genome region from Chloroflexota bacterium includes the following:
- a CDS encoding DUF4387 domain-containing protein has protein sequence MTATQPLHRLAKTIRSKNAGANHFTLDIIFDNFETYERVRETDVITRDLIRDLYGVEDTQIAQFVHYPPGNAIKITLRRPITSGDVGDSDVYGCQQYIPLLTIPIPWDDA, from the coding sequence ATGACCGCGACACAGCCGCTGCACCGGCTTGCCAAGACGATTCGCAGCAAGAACGCCGGGGCCAATCACTTCACGCTTGACATCATCTTCGACAACTTCGAGACCTACGAGCGCGTCCGCGAAACGGATGTCATCACGCGCGACCTGATCCGCGACCTCTACGGGGTCGAAGACACGCAGATCGCGCAGTTCGTTCACTACCCGCCCGGCAACGCCATCAAGATCACCCTTCGACGGCCCATCACCAGCGGCGACGTAGGCGACTCCGATGTCTATGGCTGCCAGCAGTACATCCCGCTGCTCACCATCCCGATTCCATGGGACGACGCCTGA